A DNA window from Brassica napus cultivar Da-Ae chromosome A4, Da-Ae, whole genome shotgun sequence contains the following coding sequences:
- the LOC106449065 gene encoding uncharacterized protein LOC106449065: MSMAEDTPSPPPFVEVFCEISGKDYRFTAGTKAEFAVSVINRKLGSSKSKSKALYIEASKDSEEPISFGDGASLVSYGHGWRLMTVIADSDSPGTEKEGPFQTQFPSVLSTGSKDSKPAKAMKADFEGDQSLKYIGRIMFAFVLMFILGGLFTVALENLPRLILLFNNPSM, encoded by the exons ATGTCTATGGCGGAAGATACCCCGTCGCCACCGCCC tttgtgGAGGTGTTTTGTGAAATATCCGGCAAAGACTACCGATTCACAGCTGGGACCAAGGCCGAGTTCGCTGTCTCCGTCATCAATCGGAAACTTGGTTCCTCCAAATCCAAATCCAAAGCACTTTACATCGAAGCGTCAAAGGACAGTGAAGAGCCTATCAGTTTCGGTGATGGTGCTTCTCTTGTGAGTTACGGACATGGTTGGAGGCTTATGACAGTGATTGCCGATTCTGATTCGCCTG GAACTGAGAAAGAGGGCCCTTTTCAGACACAGTTTCCTTCTGTGTTATCAACG GGTTCCAAAGATTCCAAGCCTGCAAAAGCTATGAAAGCAGATTTTGAAGGAGATCAAAGTCTGAAATACATTGGGAGGATAATGTTTgcatttgttttgatgtttataCTTGGTGGTCTCTTCACCGTAGCTCTTGAGAACCTTCCTAGACTgattttactttttaacaaTCCTTCCATGTAA